In the Stakelama saccharophila genome, GAAGCCGGTGCACGCTACAAGGTCGCGAAGAACCGCCTTGCCAAGCTCGCGCTCGAAGGCACCGATTACGCATCCCTCGCGGATCTGCTCGTCGGCCCCACGGCGCTCGCCACATCGGAAGACCCGGTTGCCGCCGCCAAGGTGGTGGTCAACTTCGCCAAGGACCACGACAAGCTCGAAGTGGTCGGCGGCGCGATGGGCAGCACCGCCCTCGACGCGGACGGCGTCAAGTCGCTCGCGGCGCTTCCGTCGCTCGACGAGCTGCGTGCCAAGATCGTGGGCCTGGTACAGGCGCCCGCGACCAAGGTCGCGACCGTCACCCAGGCGCCGGCGGCACAGCTTGCCCGCGTGTTCGGCGCTTATGGCGCCAAGGACGCGGCATAAGCGGCACTTTCGCGATTACCATCTGATTTGATTTCAACCCGATTACCCTGGAGTTTTGAACATGGCTGACCTGAATGCGCTGGTGGACCAGCTTTCCGAACTGACCGTCCTCGAGGCGGCCGAGCTTTCCACGATGCTCGAAGAGAAGTGGGGCGTTTCCGCCGCTGCCGCCGTTGCGGCTGCGCCTGCCGCCGGCGGTGGCGCCGGTGCCCCGGCCGAAGAGGCCAAGGACGAGTTCGACGTGATCCTCACCGGCGACGGTGGCAAGAAGATCAACGTCATCAAGGAAGTCCGCGCCATCACCGGCCTGGGCCTGACCGAAGCCAAGGCGCTCGTCGAAGGCGCGCCGAAGCCCGTCAAGGAAGGCGTGAACAAGGAAGAGGCCGAGAAGCTGAAGAAGCAGATCGAGGAAGCCGGCGGCACCGTCGAGCTGAAGTAATCCCGGTCGCTGCACGCAAGCGGCAGCTTCTGACGAACAAAGGGGGCGGCTCTTCGCAGGGCCGCCCCCTTTTTTCGAGACCCTTTCTTTTGAGTTTTTCGAGGCTCAGGCCGGCACGCGCAATCGGTGCGGCCGCGCCTCGACCCGGTCATGGACCTGTGGTCCGCGATCGAGGAACAGCGGCCCCAGCTTCTCGCTGCCCTCGCGCCGCACGCCCAGCATGGCGACCATCGTCACCTGCCCGTCCCCGCCGCCGCGATAGCGAACATCCACCACGATCACCGGAATGCAATATGGCCGGCCGCGCGCCTCCAGCCTGTGCGCTCGGGCCAGCGGCAATGTCAGCCGCGATTCGATACGCTTTCCGCCGCCCGGTGCGATGGTCGAGCGTTGCAGATACGGCGCCGGCGGCTGATGCAGCAGTTGCTCCAGCTCGGCATCCCGGTCGGGATGGACCGTCCGCAGCCACGCGGCCACCGTCACATCCTCCGCCGGAACGCCGCCCGGATTGTGGACCGTCAGGACGAACTCGGCGAACGCCTCTCGTCCATCCGATCCGATCCGGCGCGGCTCCACGGCGACGCGGAGCGGTTCGACCGCCGCGGACGCTCCCGGCGCTGGCGGGACCGGCGTGCGCGCTGGCGCGACCGGCATCGGCGGCTCCGGTCGCTGCGGCGGCGCAGCGACGGCTTCCGCCGCGTCGCCGGCCCGATCTTTCCGGCCACGCCGGCGCAACCGAGCGAACAGGAGGCCGGCGCCACCGATCAGAACCAGGATTGCAAGCGCCGGCCACAGCCAGGCCCTTCCTTCGTCTGCCGGCGCCTCCCCTACCCGTTCGGCAGCGGCACCGGCGTCCGCCGCCGGCGGCGTTGGTGTCGGTGTCGGCGTCGCGGGGATCGCCGCCTCCGTCGCTCGCTCCGGCGGTGCCGGCGTTGCGCCCGGCGTGGGGGACGGAGCGGGCGCAGGACGGGGCGTCGGCGTTTCGGCGGCGGGGCGGGATGCGGGTGTCGGACGCGGCGTTGGGGTCGACGTCGGCGTGACGCTGGGGCGAATGGCGGGCGGCTGCACCGAAGGCTCCACCGGCGTACCCGGCGTGGGTGTGGGCGTGGGAGTAGGAGTAGGAGTAGGAGTAGGGATGGAATAGAAGGTAACGCCCGGATCGATATAGGTCGGCGTCGGCGTGCCGCGCGGGGTCGGGCTTGGCGTCGGTTCCGGTGGCGGGATCCGGGTGACGGGCGGAATGTCGCTGAGCGAACCGCGTTCCTGCCCATGCGCGCCGCCGACCAAAGCGCCGGCGGACGTGAGCAGGAGCAGAAAGCGGACAGAACGGATACGCGAACGCATCGCGCCCCCATAACGGCTTGCCGGGGCGATGCGGTATGCCTCGCCGAACCAATGCGACGAAACGGCCCGCCGCGACGATGAACCGTCGCGACGGGCCGGCTTGTGCTCGGCGCGGATCAGCCGTTGCCGAATGCGGGGCGCATTCCGCCATGCGTCCAGCCGGTGGATTTGGTCGCCCCCCGCGTCTCCGCAGGTTCGGCGGTCGCAGCGTGTTGCGACGGCACCCGTTCCCGCGACCAGGGCATGTCGGACGGGCGGTTCGCCGCCTCGGCTACAAGGCGTTCCCTTCGATCGTAGAACCGGGCGCGGGCGATCCGCTTCCTGCGGGTCAGGAACGGATTGTCGGGTGTCGGGCCGCGCTCGGCCGCACGTTCGTGCCGGCCGGGTTCGCCATTGCGCCGCATCGTCGCGGCGGCCGCCACCGGACGCGGCGGCATGGCCGGGGCGGACTCGCGCCCGACGGCCGGATCGGCGGCGGGCACCGGCGCTTCGGCCGGTTGCGTCGCATATGCCGGCGCCTGCCCGTCAATCGTGTTCGATTCCGGCGACCGGCGACGGCGCGACATGAGGAAGGCCCCGCCGGCGATCACGACGGCAAGCCCTGCCAGCCCGATCCACAGCAGGTTGGCGTTGGGCACCGCGACATTCTCGGCCACCGGCGTCGGGCCGGTCGCGGAGGGCGCGGCCGATTCAGGCGGCACGGACTGCGGCGACCCGGCCGGCGGGGGTGCGGCAACAGTCGCACGCCTGTCCACCGCCGCCGAGGGCGCAGCATCCGGGGCCGAAGCCGGCGCAGCATCGAGGCGCGAAGCGCTCGCGCTCGTCACCTCCGGCGCGGAGCGGGCCTGCACCCGAGCCGCCTGCCGTTCGGCAGTCTCTTTCGCTGCGACCTCTTCCGCTGCCGCCTGCGCCAGCGCGCGCGGATCGACCGGAACGGCATCTGCGGACGCGGCGCGATCTGCCTGTTCGGCCGATGTGCCGACCGCCGCGGAAACCGACGCCGAAGGCTGCACGGTCGGCGCGGCCTGCGACGCCGGATCTTGTGAAGCCGGCTGTTCCGCCGGCTGGACCAGCGGCGATTGCGTCGATGAAGGCGGCGTAATCGTCTGCAGGTCCTGGGCTGCCGCCGAGGCGGCGAAACCAGCGAGCGCGGCAATCATCGCCACGCCGGCCAGATACGAGCTTTTTGTTGACTGTGTCATAGCCGCAACAAAAAGGACGATGTCGCTCCGCGTTCCGGCTGCGGCCGGAAATGCGGATGAACCGGTCGTGCCGGACGACGAAATTCCGCTGTTTATCGCCGGTTCATGCTACGTTTAGCTGGCGTTCAGCCTCCGCCGTGGGCATTTGACAGACGCTGCGCGCGCACCTATATGCAGTCTCCAATTCGGTGATCGGGAAATGGTGCGTCGTCGCGCAACGTACCATAAGGATGGATCACCAGAGTTCCGACAGACGCTCGAAGCTGCAGTTTCCGGAAGCGGGGACGTGCAGTTTTTCGCGTCTTTCGCGTGCCTGAACCCGGGGGCGACCGGGAAACGAGTTCTGACGCAAGCGAGGCGACCACATCCATGGCAACCAAGGCAATCGAACGCGGAACGGCGAAGCGCCGCATCCGCAAGATCTTCGGTGATATTCACGAAGTCGTGCAGATGCCGAACCTGATCGAGGTTCAGCGCGAATCCTATGAGCAGTTCCTGCGCTCGGACCCGGCCATCGACTATGTTTCCGGGCTGGAAAAGACGCTGCGCAGCGTCTTCCCGATCCGCGATTTCGCCGGCACGGCGGAACTCGACTTCGTCAATTACGAACTGGAAGATCCCAAGTTCGATACCGAGGAATGCCGGCAGCGCGGCATCACCTATGCCGCGCCGATGCGCGTCACGCTGCGCCTGATCGTCTTCGAGGTCGATCCCGATACCGAGGCCAAGTCGGTCCTCGATATCAAGGAGCAGGACGTCTATATGGGCGACATGCCGCTGATGACGTCGAACGGGACGTTCATCATCAACGGCACCGAGCGCGTCATCGTCAGCCAGATGCACCGCTCGCCGGGCGTCCTGTTCGACCATGATCGCGGCAAGACCCATGCCTCGGGCAAATATCTCTTCGCCGCGCGCGTGATCCCCTATCGCGGTTCGTGGCTCGACTTTGAATTCGACGCCAAGGACATCGTCAACGTCCGGATCGACCGCAAGCGCAAGCTGCCGGTGACCACGCTGCTCTATGCGCTGGGCCTCAGCTCGGAAGAGATCCTCAACCACTTCTACAACACCGTCGCCTATGAGCGCGGCGAAGGCGGCTGGAAGATTCCGTTCGCGCCGGAGAACTGGCGCGGCCAGAAGCCGGCGTTCGACATCGTCGACGCCTCTTCGGGCGAAGTCGTCTTCCCCGCCGGGCAGAAGATCAGCCCGCGTGCGGCCAACAAGGCGAAGAAGGACGGGCTGGAAACGCTGCTCATCCCGACCGAAGAGATTTACGGCCGTTATTCGGCCTATGACCTGATCAACGAAAAGACCGGCGAGATCTATATCGAGGCGGGCGACGAGGTGTCGGCCGAAAATCTCGAAAAGCTCGACCAGGCCGGTTTCGATCACGTCGAACTGCTCGACATCGATCATGTCTCCACCGGTCCGTGGATCCGCAACACGATGAAGGCGGACAAGGCCG is a window encoding:
- the rplJ gene encoding 50S ribosomal protein L10, which encodes MDRSQKTEAVAELNRTFSEVGVVVVARNHGLTVAEADELRNRMREAGARYKVAKNRLAKLALEGTDYASLADLLVGPTALATSEDPVAAAKVVVNFAKDHDKLEVVGGAMGSTALDADGVKSLAALPSLDELRAKIVGLVQAPATKVATVTQAPAAQLARVFGAYGAKDAA
- the rplL gene encoding 50S ribosomal protein L7/L12, which gives rise to MADLNALVDQLSELTVLEAAELSTMLEEKWGVSAAAAVAAAPAAGGGAGAPAEEAKDEFDVILTGDGGKKINVIKEVRAITGLGLTEAKALVEGAPKPVKEGVNKEEAEKLKKQIEEAGGTVELK